CGGCTTTTCCACTGTACTCCATCATGTCAGGCTCCACGCCGGCAGTTTTTACGACTGCTCCATTCGGCGCAATATTGCCATGAAGAATTGCGAGGCCTCCTTTTTCAGAAAACACATTTTTCCCGGTGCGAATGATATCTTCGTCGGCATCTGGCGCAGATTCCACAATCTCCCGCAGCGAGCCTGCACAGGTTTTGAGATCTAAATTGAGTGGTGCTCTCCCATCTTTCAATATTGCTTTGAGAATTGCCGGAATTCCTCCGACTCGATGTACATCTTCTACATGCACATCTGGTCTGGAAGGCGAAACTTTGCAAACATTCGGTGTTATGTTTGAAAGCTCATCAATTCGTTTTAAATCATATTTGATTCCAGTTTCGTGAGCGAGCGCGAGCGTATGGAGCACGGTATTTGTCGAGCCGCCCATTGCAAGATCGAGAATAAAGGCATTGTCAATTGCGGCTTCGGTCACGATATCGCACGGACGAATGTTATTTTTCAAAACATATTCCACCGTATCGGTAGCTTTTTTGATCAGTTCAATGCGTTCTGGATTTACTTCCCACGTCATTTTTTCTCTATCAGTCCAACGCGCCGCGGGAATACTTCCATTCCCAGGAAGAGCGAGTCCGATGGCTTCGGCAAGACAATTCATAGAATTTGCGGTAAACATGCCGCTGCAACTTCCACATGTGCGACAAGCCTCTGATGCGAGTTTTGTAAGGTCATCTTCGTTCATTTTATGAGCGGCATTTTTTCCCACGCCCTCAAACACCGTGATGAGATCGGATTTATTTTTTCCTGCGAGCATGGGACCTCCGCTTACATATACAGAAGGAACGTTCAGCCTCACCATTGCATTTAACATTCCTGGGACAATTTTGTCGCAATTCCCAATGCCAATCCATGCATCGCACGGATGCGCTCCCACAATGGTTTCAATCTGATCAGTAATAAGTTCACGTGAAGGAAGAGAATACTTCATGCCAAAATGTCCCATGGCAATTCCATCATCAACCGCGCCTCCAATATTGCAGTACCACACGTTGTATCCTTTTTGTTTCAGTTCCTGTACGATAATTTCTCCAAGTACATTCAAATGCGCATGTCCGGGAATATGTGTTGTATACGAATTCACCACTGTTATAAATTGTTTTTTTCGATCAGAAATTTTCTGGAGTACTCCAGCCGCCATCATAAGCGATGCTGCCGGAAGCGTATGAATTCCTTCCCCGACAATTCTGCTTCCGCGCTTTTGAATATCTGCAAAGCCTTTGTTGATAGGATCATGGGACATGCGATGTCTTCGA
This portion of the Candidatus Peregrinibacteria bacterium genome encodes:
- the ilvD gene encoding dihydroxy-acid dehydratase, whose protein sequence is MSHDPINKGFADIQKRGSRIVGEGIHTLPAASLMMAAGVLQKISDRKKQFITVVNSYTTHIPGHAHLNVLGEIIVQELKQKGYNVWYCNIGGAVDDGIAMGHFGMKYSLPSRELITDQIETIVGAHPCDAWIGIGNCDKIVPGMLNAMVRLNVPSVYVSGGPMLAGKNKSDLITVFEGVGKNAAHKMNEDDLTKLASEACRTCGSCSGMFTANSMNCLAEAIGLALPGNGSIPAARWTDREKMTWEVNPERIELIKKATDTVEYVLKNNIRPCDIVTEAAIDNAFILDLAMGGSTNTVLHTLALAHETGIKYDLKRIDELSNITPNVCKVSPSRPDVHVEDVHRVGGIPAILKAILKDGRAPLNLDLKTCAGSLREIVESAPDADEDIIRTGKNVFSEKGGLAILHGNIAPNGAVVKTAGVEPDMMEYSGKAVCYDSEEEALRAILDGKVSDGDVVVIRYEGPRGGPGMQEMLSPTSALKGRGIRAALITDGRFSGGTRGLCIGHISPEAAARGPISAIQDGDIIEIDVAARTMNLKVSEKDIALRLKKLPAFEKKVKKGWLGRYAEHVQSADTGAVMDNT